The region TTTATTGAGTCCAGCGCGGGACCCTTGGGGGCGGGTCACTGCGGGCTACCGTATTTGCCCGGAGCCATGCAGCTCTTTCTGGGAGTGGTAGTATCAAGACTTAATTACTTGTTTACTCGGGATCGCGCGGTCCCTTGGGGGGCGCTGCGGGCACGGGGGGTGGGTGGATTGCATGCATTCCTTTAGCAGCTGGGGCTGGCAGCCCGGCCTGGTGGGCTGCGGCAACTGGGTAGCGGCCTGTGCATGTTCCTGGGGGTGGGGTTTCACATTTCTCCAGGGTCTCTCGGACCCCTGGAATTGGCAAGACTGTGAGAGGGAGTCGTGCCGGGTGGGGTGAGCTCTTGTGATTAATGCAGCGGTTTGACTGCAGGAGGCTTTTCAGCCTTATGGGGGCGGGGAAGAAGGGGCGCAGCGCTGCGGGAGACTTAACTGTGTTTTCCTTGGGCTGCTCAGACAGAGGGAAAAGCTGCTGAAGACTGCAGAAGTGGAGCAGGTTGGGCTGTGAGTGTGGCACCTGATGGAGGAacttgggggagggaggcagaaccaTGGCCTTGGACCTTCTGGGCCTGGTCAGAGGTCTAGTAGGGGAAGTAGGGAGGTTGCTCAGTGACCAGGCTCAGCTTGGCCAAGGGGACTTTGCAAATGCCAGCACAGCTGTCTGGGGAGGGATTATGGGTGGAAGCACGGCAATGGGTCCTAGTCCCTTGCTCCAGGGTACCAGTTCCACCCTGGCCTGAAGGTGGGGGGAAGAGAGGTTGTCTCTGAGACCACCCTGCAGGTAAATTGACTGAGACTGGAAGAGTGGAGAAGACCTGCAGGGAGATTTGAGGGGAACCCTGAACAAGCTTCTCTGATGCAGGGGTGAGTGAAGTGGGTCCCAATGCCCTACAAGGCATGGGAGTGGTGGCAAGACACTGTGCCCTATAGGAGCAGAGACTCTTTGAGAATGGATGGATTtgtggaggctgaggtaggtaggtgtgcataaatgcatgcatgcgtgcTTGCATTCGTGTGTGAAGGGGTATTTAGTTGCTGAGCAGCTAATATATGGAATTGTTTTCAAGAGTGAGTCAGGAGGCCTAGTCCTGGCTCACCTTGCcttgtgaccttggacaagtatGTTGGTTTCCTACAGCTTCAATTGTTCCATTTACAAACCTGGGCTCGGTAACACTGCTTTGCTCCTTATTCAAGGGTGTTGTGAGGGCAGTGAGAAACTGTTTCAGAAGGACATAACAAGTGACCTGGGATGGCAGTCTTTAAAACACGCCTGCAGGGAGCACAGTGCTGGGGATGTTTGCTGAGCACCGACTGTGATGCTCAGCCTATGGACCAGACCTGGCTGGTTGGGAGCTCTTGCTTTGGCTCAGTGACCTGTAACGTTTCAAGTGTATGATTCGTCTTGTTAGACAGAGGGACTACCTTTAATGTTTAACCAAGGGAGGTCACTTTCAAGTTTATGGGGGTTTACTTTGCTTCCTTCTTTAAGCCATTGGTGACCTTCCTTCCTGCAGGTTTCAGGTCACCTCCTACTCTTGGGCATCCGAACGGAGAAGCTGCTCCTGAGAATTCCCCAACAATATTTAGCCCATGCTTTCTGTGTTGCAGGCATGGGGATTGATGTGTTTTTGTAACGGAAGGTGCTGGGTTCGGAGTCAGAGGTAGCATGACCACCCTATTCCAGGGTGATGAGGAAGGGCACAGGGCTACGCAGCAGACTGCAAGGGGATGCCAGAGAGGGCAGGGGGGGTCTAGGAGGTAATGGCTGGTGAGAAGAGCCGAGGACGACAGGCTGATGAAACGAAGCTGGGGTTTGTTGGAAGTGAGTGATTCAAAAGGTTGGAGAACGACTGAGCCTGGGtctttcttgtttcctctctctgcttctgcttcgaCAGGGACTGGTGATTGTATCTGGAAGCGCCCATGACAGAGCTGGTGTCCTCCAGGGGAGGGTCTCCTACGGGGGACGGGGAGGAGAGTTTAGGAGACGATCAAGGTCTGGTTATTCACCACCCGGCGGAGGAACAGTCCCACCGCTGCCCACTGTGCGGCCAGACCTTCTCCCAGCAGCCCAGCCTGGTGCGGCACCAGAAGGCACACGTGGGGGCCGGTCGCACCGCCGCCTTCGTGTGTCCCGAGTGCGGCAAGGCCTTCAGCGTCAAACACAACCTGGAGGTGCACCAGCGCACACACACCGGCGAGAGGCCCTTCCCTTGCCCCGAGTGCGGCCGCTGCTTCAGCCTCAAGCAGAACCTGCTCACGCACCAGCGTATCCACAGCGGTGAAAAGCCGCACCAGTGTGCCCAGTGTGGTCGCTGCTTCCGTGAGCCGCGCTTTCTGCTCAACCACCAGCGCACCCACGCGCGTATGCCGACGCCGCACCCGCGCCGTCCAGGTGTCTTCGGGGAGCGGCGGCCCTATTTCTGCCCTCGCTGCGGCAAGAGCTTCGCGCGTGAGGGCTCGCTCAAAGCCCACCAGCGCAGCCATGGCCATGGGCCTGAGAGCCAGGCGGCCCATTTAGGCCACGTGCTATGACCTATGGAAGGCCTGCCACCATCAACTGCCTCCAATTCAGGAGTCACAACCAAGGGTGCTGAGTTGCCCCCTCTCTGGATGGGTTTATGGGAGAGAGGTGGGGTGTTGAAAGGGCTTGAGccatcccctttccttcctctccctggaCCCTTTGGCTGGCTGCATGAATCTGCTTTGGGCATCTGGTTTGCCTCCTCAGGCTCCTAGAGCAGGTGAGCCCCATAGGGTTGACCTGAGTCCCATGGTTGTGGGAGTGGTGGGCCTGGGAAGTGGGTGCGCGGTGTTGGCTCTCCAGGTCAGGAGCGGCCCGTTGGGCCTGTGTTGGTCTCCATGACTTAACTTCTTGCTTACCTCATTTTCATTCCCAGCACGTCAGACTTGAAAACGACTCGGAGAGGGCCACTTTCCACAGTCTCCTGGCCAAAGCTCGGTCCCCAAAGCCTCAGCCTTCTGTAACCACTGCCTGGTGGCCTTGAGAAGCCATTTCACTCCATGTCTCAATTGCTTACCTGTAAGTTGGGGATGAAGATgag is a window of Microtus pennsylvanicus isolate mMicPen1 chromosome 21, mMicPen1.hap1, whole genome shotgun sequence DNA encoding:
- the LOC142839191 gene encoding uncharacterized protein LOC142839191 translates to MTELVSSRGGSPTGDGEESLGDDQGLVIHHPAEEQSHRCPLCGQTFSQQPSLVRHQKAHVGAGRTAAFVCPECGKAFSVKHNLEVHQRTHTGERPFPCPECGRCFSLKQNLLTHQRIHSGEKPHQCAQCGRCFREPRFLLNHQRTHARMPTPHPRRPGVFGERRPYFCPRCGKSFAREGSLKAHQRSHGHGPESQAAHLGHVL